The proteins below come from a single Streptococcus canis genomic window:
- a CDS encoding VOC family protein, giving the protein METIEQIHHISAITGDPQETLDFYQQVLKLRLVKQTVNFDDPTTYHLYFANQKVEEGSLMTFFPWGNVSEGVKGSGQVGRIAFRVPKQRLDFWKQQLQDHNVPFEETQWFDAPALFFQDKHKLDLALVEGTDEKETPAILGFHGVVLLSSDDQASREFLTTLMGLKEIDQTTSYRRFKTQGSLAHEILIPKQASPRGSWGPGTGHHIAWKVTDKDSLIAYQTELSQQGFHTTVIRDRKYFQSIYLRENGKVIFEFATQGPGMTVDETMDQLGHTLQLPKRYETRRQEITDNLPPLSGTYPL; this is encoded by the coding sequence ATGGAAACCATTGAACAGATTCATCATATCAGTGCCATTACGGGCGATCCTCAAGAAACCCTTGACTTCTACCAACAGGTCTTAAAACTTCGTTTGGTCAAACAAACTGTTAATTTTGACGACCCAACCACCTATCACCTCTATTTTGCCAATCAAAAAGTGGAGGAGGGTAGCCTCATGACTTTTTTCCCTTGGGGAAATGTCTCAGAAGGTGTCAAAGGTAGTGGTCAAGTCGGTCGCATTGCCTTTCGTGTTCCCAAACAAAGACTAGACTTTTGGAAACAACAGCTACAAGACCACAATGTGCCTTTTGAGGAAACACAGTGGTTTGATGCGCCAGCTCTTTTCTTCCAAGATAAACACAAATTAGACTTGGCTCTAGTTGAAGGAACAGATGAAAAAGAAACACCTGCTATTTTAGGCTTCCATGGGGTAGTGCTCTTATCCAGTGATGATCAGGCTAGTCGTGAGTTCTTGACAACACTTATGGGACTAAAAGAAATCGATCAGACCACTAGCTATAGGCGTTTTAAAACTCAAGGGAGCTTAGCTCACGAGATTTTAATCCCTAAACAAGCTAGTCCAAGAGGAAGTTGGGGGCCAGGTACAGGCCACCATATTGCTTGGAAAGTTACAGACAAAGACAGTTTGATAGCGTATCAGACAGAACTTAGCCAACAGGGGTTTCACACCACTGTGATTCGTGACCGAAAATATTTCCAATCCATTTATTTAAGAGAGAATGGCAAAGTAATTTTTGAATTTGCGACGCAAGGTCCTGGAATGACTGTTGATGAAACAATGGATCAACTTGGCCACACACTCCAACTTCCAAAACGCTATGAGACAAGA
- a CDS encoding ring-cleaving dioxygenase: MTNTALIGIHHVTAMTNDIERNYQFFTEVLGMRLVKKTVNQDDIHTYHTFFADDKGSAGTDMTFFDFPNNPKGQHGTNAITRIGFRVPNDAALEYYQERFDQFGVKHDGISELFGHKALRFEEEDGQRYQLVSDEHNKGVAPGTPWQEGPVPTDKAIYGLGPIEITVSYYEDFKVYLMQVYGMQVVASGEDYTLLEIGEGGHGGQVILRKDETSPQAQQGYGEVHHVSFRVADSEAIRHWAEKYDSLGISSSGLVDRFYFEALYSRVGHILIELSTDGPGFTTDEPYETLGEDLSLPPFLEPKRQEIEQAIRPFDTKRH; the protein is encoded by the coding sequence ATGACAAACACAGCATTAATCGGCATTCACCATGTCACTGCCATGACAAACGATATTGAACGTAATTACCAATTCTTTACAGAAGTTCTAGGCATGCGTCTGGTTAAAAAAACAGTTAATCAAGATGATATTCACACTTATCATACGTTCTTTGCAGATGACAAGGGTTCCGCTGGGACTGACATGACTTTCTTTGATTTTCCGAATAATCCTAAAGGACAACACGGTACCAATGCCATTACCCGTATTGGATTTCGAGTACCAAACGATGCGGCACTCGAGTATTACCAAGAACGATTTGACCAATTTGGTGTGAAACATGATGGAATCAGTGAGCTCTTTGGACACAAAGCGCTCCGCTTCGAAGAAGAAGATGGGCAACGCTACCAGCTCGTTTCGGACGAGCATAACAAAGGTGTAGCACCTGGAACCCCTTGGCAAGAAGGCCCTGTGCCAACTGACAAAGCCATCTACGGATTAGGCCCTATCGAAATAACCGTCAGTTATTATGAAGATTTTAAAGTTTATCTGATGCAAGTCTATGGTATGCAAGTGGTAGCCTCCGGCGAGGATTATACCCTCTTAGAAATTGGTGAAGGTGGCCATGGTGGGCAAGTTATCTTGAGAAAAGACGAGACTAGTCCTCAAGCACAACAGGGTTACGGTGAAGTTCACCATGTCTCCTTTAGAGTAGCTGACAGTGAAGCTATCCGCCACTGGGCTGAAAAATATGACTCTTTGGGGATTTCCAGCTCTGGTCTTGTCGATCGCTTCTATTTTGAAGCCCTCTACTCTCGGGTAGGACATATCCTGATTGAACTATCAACAGATGGCCCTGGTTTCACCACTGACGAACCTTATGAAACCTTAGGAGAAGACTTGTCTCTCCCTCCGTTTTTGGAACCTAAACGCCAGGAAATCGAGCAAGCTATCCGCCCCTTTGACACTAAACGCCATTAA
- a CDS encoding folate family ECF transporter S component, protein MLLKQNKLSVSLISMIAFLLALDLILVKFSLHGFLAMFSLSFIDRTLIGTIAGPIFSGVALGFWNIVSFFLSGGKQFIIWFPLVQAVQGFFYGLFFYKRKLSTSSKKDWLYVTFATLIILGSTTFLLTPIVLHFYYNMPFLTLYTTRLVKLIEIPVHIIITMLLLPRLQSIKEFQKFLTKR, encoded by the coding sequence ATGTTATTGAAGCAAAATAAACTCTCAGTTTCCCTTATCTCTATGATTGCTTTTTTGTTGGCCCTAGATTTGATTTTAGTCAAATTTTCTCTGCATGGTTTTTTAGCAATGTTTAGCTTATCATTTATTGATCGTACGTTAATAGGAACTATTGCTGGTCCAATCTTTTCTGGTGTTGCTTTAGGTTTTTGGAATATTGTTTCCTTCTTTTTATCGGGTGGCAAACAATTTATTATCTGGTTTCCCTTGGTACAAGCTGTTCAAGGTTTCTTTTATGGACTATTTTTTTACAAGCGAAAATTAAGCACTTCTAGTAAAAAAGACTGGCTTTATGTTACCTTTGCCACACTCATCATCTTAGGCTCTACTACTTTTTTATTAACACCTATTGTCTTACATTTTTACTATAATATGCCATTTCTAACACTATACACAACCCGATTGGTTAAACTAATCGAAATCCCTGTTCATATTATCATCACGATGTTATTGTTGCCAAGGCTGCAAAGTATCAAGGAGTTTCAAAAATTTCTAACAAAAAGATAA
- a CDS encoding S8 family serine peptidase yields MLGISLVTTSVLLMYTANVRAEENMQDLTLVTTAEVVAPSESTAELDSANQTELSALDSQLDGEEELASPKEEAQTSYTELPQAYKDGQEAKAQTLLSQYDATNVQDLQKVTALGAGQLISVIDFGFDINHSAFKLDQDIDKKQIIDEASFEALKQKNKITYGQRINDKILFAYDYSNNQNIVGPIDKSTISKEELEHINHGTHVVGIVAANSTQVANNNLLVTGMAPNAQLLLMRISSLGKAKDQTSKAYAKAITDSVLLGAKVISMSFGIPADSWATVHEDVKKAIQLAKDHGVLLVAGIGNDGAFGKEFGKPLATNPDFGLVSSPAISEDVLTVANHDAQMSVSEVVTLKTGEKEIDLPIMLSKSLDANKAYDFTLVDEENDHLDLTGKIAVLKRSGSVRLVDFTPKIETIQKAGAAGLLVINNNPIQSNILIPYRELPVGVISQADGQTLLNNASGKLHFKHIFKVIENAGGNRMVPESSWGLTAEGHIKPDISAPGFEVLSTFSNDKYETLSGTSMSTPHVSGIMSLLQAALAKKYAHLNLTPAQLLDLTKKVAMSSASALFDPEEKAFYSPRQQGAGAINAKKALEASHYLTDADHHAKINLGNVKDTFNFTVRIHNLTKETKELYYQTNLTTDQITEDKFALKARSLSDSAWQKVTVSGDYTDVTISIDASQFSQELLQQMPNGYFLEGFVRFKDSQSSSEELMSIPFLGFRGDFANLPALEESIYSKLKTGTFYYTPVTDGLENQLDFASAGLSFEEVLNNNNSYTALLTEATPWFLSNDIKNGNFELSPYGASEVPKPIVLGTFAKQVNNEEHYTLDLNQNSQVYLAISPNKDQNRDSITPQATFLRNVKDVQAQVLDTNGNIIWSSEVAAYIKNYTNNGKDSDGSYKLEKLVWDGTDNNQMTVADGNYIYRLLYSPVVEGARQQMMDFSVIVSTKVPNLPTRAHYDTETGQLRVEESNHQNGLPIYRTFVAFDYEDATEESLSGETVEGENPQVTEASEEDLLDMPFKYSVYFYADENGYINIPKTIKSEDGKDITIDFEKLVFVIEDKAGNFNSIKLSELLKQSQTDKQPDLKEQDELALPEMPETAEKEESSKPEQRQAMTREVTKTAELLASKKPISHLSTQQSLPQTSDRKGNLSTILGSLLILTVSCFGFRKKQKED; encoded by the coding sequence ATGTTAGGTATTTCACTTGTTACCACAAGTGTTCTTTTAATGTATACAGCTAATGTTCGAGCAGAAGAAAATATGCAAGACCTTACCTTGGTTACCACAGCAGAAGTTGTAGCTCCTTCTGAATCAACTGCTGAATTAGACAGTGCTAATCAAACAGAACTCTCAGCGTTAGACAGTCAACTAGATGGGGAAGAAGAACTTGCTTCTCCTAAAGAAGAAGCTCAGACAAGTTACACAGAGCTTCCTCAGGCTTATAAAGATGGTCAAGAAGCAAAAGCTCAAACCCTATTATCACAATATGATGCAACCAATGTTCAAGACCTGCAAAAAGTAACAGCTTTGGGAGCGGGTCAATTAATTTCTGTCATTGACTTTGGTTTTGACATTAACCATTCTGCTTTTAAATTAGATCAAGATATTGATAAAAAACAGATTATTGATGAAGCCAGTTTTGAGGCATTGAAGCAAAAAAATAAAATCACCTATGGTCAACGCATCAATGATAAAATTCTTTTTGCTTACGACTACTCTAATAATCAAAATATTGTTGGTCCTATCGATAAAAGCACTATTTCTAAAGAAGAACTAGAACATATCAATCACGGGACCCACGTAGTGGGTATTGTTGCTGCTAATAGTACTCAAGTCGCCAATAATAACTTATTAGTGACAGGAATGGCTCCTAATGCTCAATTACTGTTGATGCGTATTTCTTCTTTAGGAAAAGCCAAAGATCAAACCTCTAAAGCTTATGCAAAAGCTATTACTGATTCTGTTTTATTGGGGGCTAAAGTCATTAGCATGAGCTTTGGTATCCCTGCGGATTCTTGGGCAACTGTTCATGAAGACGTTAAAAAAGCTATTCAACTGGCTAAAGATCATGGCGTTTTATTAGTAGCGGGAATTGGTAATGACGGTGCTTTTGGTAAAGAATTTGGTAAGCCACTAGCGACTAATCCTGATTTTGGCTTAGTCAGCAGCCCTGCCATTTCTGAAGATGTTCTAACAGTAGCTAATCACGACGCTCAAATGTCAGTCAGTGAAGTAGTGACACTTAAGACTGGTGAGAAAGAGATTGACTTACCAATCATGCTTTCAAAATCACTTGATGCTAATAAAGCCTATGATTTTACCTTAGTTGACGAAGAGAACGATCACCTTGACTTGACTGGTAAAATTGCTGTCCTCAAACGTTCTGGATCAGTCAGATTAGTTGATTTCACGCCTAAAATTGAAACGATTCAAAAAGCTGGGGCAGCTGGTCTTTTAGTCATTAATAATAATCCTATTCAAAGTAATATCTTGATTCCATACAGAGAGCTGCCAGTTGGGGTTATCAGTCAAGCTGATGGTCAAACCTTACTTAATAATGCTTCAGGCAAACTTCATTTCAAACACATCTTCAAAGTAATTGAAAATGCTGGTGGCAATCGTATGGTTCCAGAATCTAGTTGGGGATTGACAGCTGAAGGCCATATCAAACCAGACATCTCTGCCCCAGGTTTTGAAGTTCTGTCAACTTTCTCTAATGATAAGTATGAAACCTTGTCTGGAACAAGTATGTCAACACCTCATGTTTCAGGTATTATGAGCTTGCTTCAAGCTGCTCTAGCTAAAAAATATGCTCATTTAAATCTGACACCAGCTCAATTACTTGACTTGACTAAAAAAGTAGCCATGAGTTCAGCTTCTGCCTTATTCGATCCAGAAGAAAAAGCCTTTTACTCACCAAGACAGCAAGGCGCTGGAGCAATCAATGCTAAAAAAGCATTAGAGGCTTCTCATTACCTCACAGATGCAGATCATCATGCCAAAATCAATCTTGGCAATGTTAAGGATACCTTTAACTTTACAGTTCGCATTCACAACTTAACAAAAGAAACAAAAGAACTTTACTACCAAACAAACTTAACGACTGATCAAATCACTGAGGATAAGTTTGCTTTGAAAGCAAGATCTTTATCAGATAGTGCATGGCAAAAAGTAACGGTATCAGGAGATTACACTGATGTCACCATCTCAATTGATGCTAGCCAGTTCTCTCAAGAACTTCTACAACAAATGCCAAATGGCTACTTCCTAGAAGGTTTTGTACGTTTTAAAGATAGTCAAAGCAGTTCAGAAGAATTAATGAGTATTCCATTCCTAGGATTTAGAGGTGATTTTGCTAACTTGCCAGCATTAGAAGAGTCCATTTATAGCAAACTTAAAACAGGTACTTTCTACTATACTCCGGTAACAGATGGTTTAGAAAATCAATTAGACTTTGCTTCTGCGGGATTATCTTTTGAAGAAGTCTTAAATAATAACAATAGTTATACAGCCTTGCTAACAGAAGCTACGCCTTGGTTCTTATCTAATGATATTAAAAATGGCAACTTTGAATTAAGCCCATATGGTGCTAGTGAAGTTCCTAAACCAATTGTTTTGGGAACCTTTGCCAAACAAGTAAATAATGAAGAGCACTATACTTTGGACTTAAATCAAAACAGTCAGGTTTATTTAGCTATTTCACCAAATAAAGATCAAAACAGAGATAGTATCACTCCTCAAGCAACTTTCCTACGCAATGTTAAAGATGTTCAGGCACAGGTTTTAGATACCAATGGCAATATTATTTGGTCTAGTGAAGTGGCTGCTTATATCAAAAACTATACTAATAATGGTAAAGATAGTGATGGTTCTTATAAACTTGAAAAGTTGGTCTGGGATGGTACTGACAATAATCAAATGACTGTTGCAGATGGTAACTACATCTATCGTCTGCTTTATAGCCCAGTTGTGGAGGGTGCACGTCAACAAATGATGGACTTTTCAGTCATTGTTAGCACAAAAGTTCCAAACTTGCCAACACGTGCACATTACGATACTGAGACAGGGCAACTAAGAGTTGAAGAATCTAATCATCAAAATGGTTTACCAATTTATCGCACATTTGTGGCCTTTGATTACGAAGACGCTACTGAAGAGTCCCTATCCGGTGAAACAGTAGAAGGTGAAAACCCTCAAGTAACAGAAGCTTCCGAAGAAGACCTTTTAGATATGCCATTTAAATACAGTGTTTACTTCTACGCTGATGAAAATGGCTATATCAACATTCCAAAAACAATAAAATCTGAAGATGGCAAAGATATTACCATTGATTTTGAGAAGTTAGTCTTTGTGATTGAAGATAAGGCCGGTAACTTTAATAGCATCAAGCTTTCAGAATTGCTTAAACAAAGCCAAACAGACAAGCAACCTGACTTAAAAGAGCAAGATGAATTAGCCTTACCAGAGATGCCAGAAACAGCTGAAAAAGAAGAATCTAGCAAACCTGAGCAAAGACAAGCAATGACAAGAGAAGTTACAAAAACAGCTGAGCTGTTGGCATCGAAAAAACCTATCTCTCATTTGTCAACTCAACAATCCTTACCTCAAACAAGTGATCGTAAAGGAAACCTTTCTACCATCTTAGGAAGCCTTCTTATCTTAACAGTTTCTTGCTTTGGATTTAGAAAAAAGCAAAAAGAAGATTAA